A window of the Acidimicrobiales bacterium genome harbors these coding sequences:
- a CDS encoding zinc-binding dehydrogenase yields MQQAQISDGKLTIATDAEVPTPGPDHARVRITSAGVCHSDLHLARGEWAGVVVPVCGHEAIGIVEELGPGAERFTSVGERVILGLGGTGGGYWCGACIHCLGGEPRLCTQAKGIMGTFAEQFCVYAKSLVALPDSVGDHEAALACGGLTAYGAIKKLFKHQINPGSTVAIIGAAGGLGHYAVQLAKNFGYEVIGVDLGEERLAFAKEMGADRVMAPEEAAGVAAEGGVDAVLIFAAVKSGFDLGITMLRRGGLFVGVGIPPTDQGNIEISPWDFFRKGITMIYSVVGNVQDMRELVDLAAAGKVKSHVGRTAPLSELPTVFDELAAGAYVGRAVITDLAN; encoded by the coding sequence ATGCAACAGGCCCAGATCAGCGACGGCAAGCTCACCATCGCCACCGACGCCGAGGTGCCGACACCCGGCCCCGATCACGCTCGGGTTCGCATCACCTCCGCCGGCGTGTGCCACTCCGACCTGCATCTGGCCCGGGGCGAGTGGGCCGGTGTCGTCGTACCCGTCTGTGGGCACGAGGCCATCGGCATCGTCGAGGAACTCGGACCGGGCGCCGAGCGATTCACATCGGTGGGGGAGCGAGTCATTCTCGGCCTCGGCGGCACGGGCGGCGGCTACTGGTGTGGCGCCTGTATCCATTGCCTCGGTGGCGAACCCCGGCTCTGCACGCAGGCCAAGGGCATCATGGGGACGTTCGCCGAGCAGTTCTGCGTCTATGCGAAGTCGTTGGTGGCGCTGCCCGACTCGGTCGGTGATCACGAAGCAGCGCTCGCCTGCGGCGGGCTCACCGCCTACGGCGCGATCAAGAAGCTGTTCAAGCACCAGATCAACCCAGGTTCGACCGTCGCCATCATCGGTGCCGCCGGCGGCCTCGGGCACTACGCCGTGCAGTTGGCCAAGAATTTCGGCTACGAGGTGATCGGCGTCGATCTCGGCGAGGAGCGTCTGGCGTTCGCCAAGGAGATGGGCGCCGACCGGGTGATGGCGCCCGAAGAGGCGGCCGGTGTCGCAGCTGAGGGCGGTGTCGACGCCGTGCTGATCTTCGCCGCGGTGAAGTCAGGCTTCGATCTCGGCATCACCATGTTGCGTCGTGGCGGGTTGTTCGTCGGCGTCGGGATCCCGCCGACCGATCAGGGCAACATCGAGATCTCGCCCTGGGACTTCTTCCGCAAGGGCATCACGATGATCTACTCGGTCGTCGGCAATGTGCAGGACATGCGCGAGCTGGTCGACTTGGCAGCGGCCGGCAAGGTGAAGAGCCATGTCGGGCGTACCGCGCCACTGAGCGAGCTGCCGACCGTGTTCGACGAGCTGGCGGCAGGCGCCTACGTGGGGCGGGCGGTCATCACCGATCTCGCCAACTAA
- a CDS encoding zinc-binding dehydrogenase, giving the protein MKTLMSSAIDQIAIEDLEPRPMGARDVRVRLEASGLCHTDASVLSGDIPGERPIVLGHEGVGVVEAVGSATTRLSVGQRVILSAIPSCGTCFYCSRAQPYLCERSRATRKPSFVAADGTAVHGVSGLGTFAETMVVDEAAAVAVDTDLPADQLSVVGCAVLTGTGAALNTADLQPGQTVAVIGAGGIGLAAIQGARIRNAGAIVAIDPSEAARAAALTVGATHVFESGAAAADTIGALTAGRGVDTAFDCVGRPTTLEAAWPLVRKGGDLVVIGVPVAGDHNPIPMVELVRNAKRIVGVMYGSSSMHRDIPLFVRLAETGQLDLGALIGDHVDIEGMHGVLCGGHHGAGRTVIDWPS; this is encoded by the coding sequence GTGAAGACCTTGATGAGCTCGGCAATCGACCAGATCGCGATCGAAGACCTCGAGCCGCGTCCGATGGGAGCTCGAGACGTTCGGGTGCGTCTGGAGGCGAGCGGACTGTGCCACACCGACGCCTCGGTCTTGTCGGGCGATATCCCCGGTGAGCGTCCGATCGTGCTGGGGCACGAGGGTGTTGGTGTCGTGGAAGCGGTCGGGTCGGCGACCACACGGTTGTCGGTCGGCCAACGGGTCATCCTGTCGGCCATACCGTCCTGCGGCACCTGCTTCTACTGCTCGAGGGCGCAGCCCTACCTGTGTGAACGGTCGAGGGCGACCCGCAAACCGTCCTTCGTTGCCGCCGATGGCACGGCCGTGCACGGTGTCTCCGGTCTCGGGACCTTTGCCGAGACGATGGTCGTCGACGAGGCAGCCGCCGTCGCCGTCGACACCGACCTTCCCGCCGACCAGCTGTCGGTGGTGGGCTGTGCCGTACTGACCGGCACGGGCGCCGCCCTGAACACTGCCGATCTGCAACCTGGCCAGACGGTCGCCGTCATTGGCGCCGGAGGCATCGGACTGGCGGCGATCCAAGGGGCACGGATCCGCAACGCCGGCGCGATCGTCGCCATCGATCCCTCCGAGGCAGCACGTGCCGCAGCGTTGACTGTCGGCGCGACGCATGTCTTCGAGTCGGGCGCCGCTGCTGCCGACACGATCGGCGCACTGACCGCCGGACGCGGCGTCGACACCGCATTCGACTGCGTCGGTCGACCGACGACGCTCGAGGCGGCATGGCCGCTGGTCCGCAAGGGCGGCGACCTGGTCGTGATCGGGGTCCCCGTTGCCGGTGACCACAACCCGATCCCGATGGTCGAGCTGGTGCGCAACGCAAAGCGGATCGTCGGGGTGATGTACGGCTCGTCATCGATGCATCGCGACATCCCGCTGTTCGTCCGTCTCGCCGAAACCGGACAGCTCGACCTCGGCGCCCTGATCGGCGATCACGTCGACATCGAGGGCATGCACGGTGTGCTCTGCGGTGGCCATCACGGCGCCGGTCGCACCGTCATCGACTGGCCGAGCTGA
- a CDS encoding ester cyclase, which yields MNTAETLIEAYVAAGDAADFDAFEHLFSADVVTHTPGDATVHGIAGQIEAWQAAHRGLDRLSHAVMAVVGSDVEAAARLRVSGVHTGNFLGVEPTGNQIEVDQALFIRVADGKIAEIWEVVDTSAGLRQLGVLGDQALSPGSERP from the coding sequence ATGAACACAGCCGAGACGCTGATCGAGGCGTACGTGGCGGCCGGCGATGCTGCCGACTTCGATGCGTTCGAGCATCTCTTCTCTGCTGACGTGGTCACCCACACACCCGGTGATGCCACGGTGCACGGCATTGCCGGTCAGATCGAGGCCTGGCAGGCCGCACATCGAGGACTCGATCGGTTGTCACACGCCGTGATGGCCGTCGTTGGTTCCGACGTCGAGGCCGCGGCCAGGCTACGAGTCAGCGGCGTGCACACCGGCAACTTCCTGGGCGTCGAGCCAACCGGCAATCAGATCGAGGTCGATCAGGCGTTGTTCATTCGTGTCGCCGATGGCAAGATCGCCGAGATCTGGGAAGTGGTCGACACCAGCGCCGGGCTCCGCCAACTCGGGGTCCTCGGTGACCAAGCGCTGAGCCCGGGGTCCGAACGGCCCTGA
- a CDS encoding dienelactone hydrolase family protein yields the protein MSDTIRLWPDGPPTTIADVPPESTYDVTEGVAAGTFFWRNISDPTLTVFEPTEGAGNGVGIIVVPGGGWTINAWGHEGVDVADWLTALGYTAFVLKYRLQASPADPDAFAARQAAAGRLFEEPIPHAGKPTAIGDLITTDSYRIARAAAADDGRRAIEIVRSEAGRFGLRPEALGMIGFSAGAFMIVDIALDPRADQVAFIAPIYGGETQGATVPGDAPPLFTAVAQDDPLVRIVEGLHADWTAADRPSELHAFRRGGHGFGMVRQGLPSDAWTDLFLGWLDDLAART from the coding sequence ATGAGTGACACGATCCGCCTCTGGCCCGACGGACCGCCGACGACGATTGCCGACGTTCCTCCCGAGTCGACCTACGACGTCACCGAAGGCGTCGCCGCTGGCACCTTCTTCTGGCGCAACATCTCCGATCCCACCCTCACGGTGTTCGAGCCGACGGAGGGTGCAGGCAATGGTGTCGGCATCATCGTGGTGCCCGGCGGCGGCTGGACGATTAACGCCTGGGGCCACGAAGGGGTCGATGTCGCCGACTGGCTGACTGCCCTCGGGTACACGGCGTTCGTCCTCAAATACCGGCTGCAGGCCTCGCCCGCCGACCCGGACGCATTCGCCGCCAGACAAGCCGCGGCCGGGCGGCTGTTCGAGGAACCGATCCCGCACGCCGGCAAGCCCACCGCCATCGGCGATCTGATCACAACGGACTCCTACCGGATCGCACGTGCCGCGGCGGCCGACGACGGACGGCGGGCGATCGAAATCGTCCGTTCCGAGGCCGGTCGGTTCGGCCTTCGCCCCGAAGCCCTCGGCATGATCGGCTTCTCCGCCGGTGCCTTCATGATCGTCGACATCGCCCTCGATCCCCGAGCTGATCAGGTCGCCTTCATCGCTCCGATCTACGGCGGCGAGACCCAGGGCGCGACGGTACCCGGCGATGCACCTCCACTGTTCACTGCCGTCGCACAGGACGACCCGCTGGTCCGGATCGTCGAGGGTCTCCACGCCGACTGGACCGCCGCCGATCGACCGTCGGAACTGCATGCCTTCCGCCGGGGAGGCCACGGATTCGGGATGGTGCGTCAAGGCCTACCGTCCGACGCCTGGACCGACCTCTTCCTCGGCTGGCTCGACGACCTCGCGGCTCGCACCTGA
- a CDS encoding LLM class F420-dependent oxidoreductase, whose protein sequence is MRFAFKTSPQSTTFDDMLAVWKAADEIELFESGWTFDHFEPIFADRSGPCLEGWLTLTALAQATTRLRVGVLVTGVPYRHPAVLANMAATLDQISHGRLELGLGAGWNTDEANAYGIDLLSIKDRMDRFDEACDVIVSLLTQERSAYDGTYYTLDGAYCEPKAVQTPHPPICIGGSGEKRTLRTTARIAQHWNFVGGPVEEYVRLKGVLADHCASFDRDPAEIMTSAHLFLDRSKPEALAAQAAAFADAGLDLAIVYLPPPHTPADLEAVAEAVAGI, encoded by the coding sequence ATGCGCTTCGCCTTCAAGACTTCGCCCCAGTCCACGACCTTCGACGACATGCTGGCCGTGTGGAAGGCAGCCGACGAGATCGAGTTGTTCGAGTCCGGCTGGACCTTCGACCACTTCGAGCCGATCTTCGCCGACCGCAGCGGCCCGTGCCTCGAGGGATGGCTCACCCTCACGGCACTGGCACAGGCGACCACCCGCCTCCGAGTCGGCGTGCTCGTCACCGGCGTGCCCTACCGACATCCTGCCGTCCTGGCCAACATGGCTGCCACGCTGGATCAGATCTCGCACGGCCGACTCGAACTCGGGCTCGGCGCCGGATGGAACACCGATGAGGCCAACGCCTACGGCATCGACCTGCTCTCGATCAAGGATCGGATGGACCGCTTCGACGAGGCCTGCGACGTGATCGTCTCGCTGCTCACACAGGAACGCTCCGCCTACGACGGCACGTATTACACACTCGACGGCGCCTACTGCGAACCGAAGGCGGTACAGACCCCGCACCCGCCGATCTGCATCGGCGGCAGCGGTGAGAAGCGCACGCTGCGAACGACCGCTCGGATCGCCCAGCACTGGAACTTCGTCGGCGGCCCGGTCGAGGAGTACGTCCGACTCAAGGGTGTGCTCGCCGATCACTGTGCCTCCTTCGACCGTGACCCCGCCGAGATCATGACCTCGGCGCACCTCTTCCTCGACCGCTCGAAACCGGAGGCGCTCGCCGCCCAGGCTGCGGCCTTCGCCGACGCCGGGCTCGACCTTGCGATCGTCTACCTCCCGCCACCGCACACGCCCGCCGACCTCGAGGCCGTTGCCGAGGCGGTCGCCGGGATCTGA
- a CDS encoding metallopeptidase family protein → MQPIPESSFEALVVDAIDGLPDEVLDLLDNVAILIDDEHPEDLLGLYRGVPRTERDDYGFMELPDTVTLYRLALCDMCADLDELRHEVRVTVVHELAHHLGIDDDRLDELGWA, encoded by the coding sequence ATGCAGCCGATCCCCGAATCGAGCTTCGAGGCCCTCGTGGTCGACGCCATCGACGGGCTCCCCGACGAGGTGCTCGATCTGCTCGACAACGTCGCCATCCTGATCGACGACGAGCATCCGGAGGACCTGCTGGGCCTGTATCGGGGTGTTCCCCGGACCGAGCGCGACGACTACGGCTTCATGGAACTGCCCGACACCGTCACCCTGTACCGGCTCGCGTTGTGCGACATGTGCGCCGACCTCGACGAGCTGCGCCACGAGGTTCGAGTCACCGTGGTTCACGAACTGGCCCACCACCTGGGCATCGACGACGATCGGCTCGACGAACTCGGCTGGGCCTGA
- a CDS encoding LLM class flavin-dependent oxidoreductase: protein MTNTDRPMSLSLHLRVDGPIADAVALARRAEEAGADGLSVIEGVRDPFVPLAAMAAATTTLRLGTYVANAAARTPQATATVALNLADLSDGRFTLGIGVGNRHLNEWLFGLDTRRPMATMRDYLTILGAFLRGIVPDGEQIGGHHHHMQRRYLPRDPQRVPVVMAAAGPRMIELAGAMTDGVGVGVLVSPEHLANEIRPRAERAAKAAGHDPGSLRFPMAAMVCIDRDESAARLAARRAIAGLFHPVPHPYYDFLLRAQGYADVADACDEYAPQKRWNEALAAIGDDLLDRLTITGTPEQCAERLRAYEGVADEVLCLNAVNPSAWDLVLETIALVRR, encoded by the coding sequence ATGACCAACACCGACCGTCCGATGTCGTTGTCACTGCATCTTCGCGTCGACGGACCGATCGCCGACGCCGTCGCCTTGGCCCGGCGAGCCGAAGAGGCCGGCGCCGACGGGCTGTCGGTCATCGAAGGGGTGCGCGATCCGTTCGTGCCGCTCGCAGCCATGGCGGCGGCAACCACGACGCTCCGCCTCGGGACGTATGTCGCCAACGCTGCGGCTCGCACTCCCCAGGCGACGGCGACCGTGGCGTTGAACCTTGCCGATCTGTCGGACGGCCGTTTCACACTCGGGATCGGCGTCGGGAATCGGCATCTCAACGAGTGGTTGTTCGGCCTCGACACCCGTCGACCCATGGCCACCATGCGGGACTACCTGACGATCCTCGGAGCCTTCCTCCGGGGTATCGTCCCCGACGGTGAGCAGATCGGCGGGCATCACCACCACATGCAACGTCGCTACCTCCCGCGCGATCCGCAGCGAGTCCCCGTCGTGATGGCGGCGGCCGGGCCGCGCATGATCGAACTGGCGGGAGCCATGACCGATGGGGTCGGCGTGGGGGTGCTCGTGTCGCCCGAGCATCTGGCCAACGAGATCCGACCTCGGGCCGAGCGCGCCGCGAAGGCGGCCGGCCACGACCCGGGCAGCTTGCGCTTTCCGATGGCGGCGATGGTGTGCATCGACCGCGACGAGTCCGCCGCTCGATTGGCGGCGCGTCGAGCCATCGCCGGGCTCTTCCACCCGGTTCCCCACCCGTACTACGACTTCCTCCTCCGGGCCCAGGGCTACGCCGACGTGGCCGACGCCTGCGACGAGTACGCGCCGCAGAAACGTTGGAACGAAGCGCTGGCCGCCATCGGCGACGATCTGCTCGATCGGCTCACGATCACCGGCACACCCGAGCAGTGCGCCGAGCGGCTGCGGGCCTACGAAGGCGTGGCCGACGAGGTGCTCTGTCTGAACGCAGTGAACCCGTCCGCCTGGGATCTGGTACTCGAGACCATCGCGCTGGTCCGCCGCTGA
- the mftD gene encoding pre-mycofactocin synthase MftD (MftD, an enzyme found in the mycofactocin biosynthesis locus, performs an oxidative deamination of 3-amino-5-[(p-hydroxyphenyl)methyl]-4,4-dimethyl-2-pyrrolidinone (AHDP). The resulting compound, now called pre-mycofactocin (PMFT), is a biologically active redox cofactor that can oxidize the non-exchangeable NADH of TIGR03971 family SDR-type oxidoreductases.), whose translation MSNPWFETVAEAQRRAKRRLPRSVYSALLAGSERGITVSDNVDAFAELGFAPHVAGNSPTRDLATIIMGQPISMPVIISPTGVQAVHPDGEVAVARAAAARGTAMGLSSFASKPIEEVIEANPQLFFQVYWCGSRDDIAVRLDRARNAGAVGLILTLDWSFSHHRDWGSPAIPEHIDLKTAIKFGPETVIRPQWLLEWARRRELPDLTVPNMTLPGQATPGFFAAYGEWMGTPPPTWDDVAWIVKEWGGPLMLKGITRVDDARSAADAGVAAISVSTHGGNNLDGTPGAIRMLPSIVDAVGDDIEVVFDSGIRRGSDVVKALALGARAVMIGRAYLWGLAANGQAGVENVLDIMRSGIDSTLLALCKSSVSELSRDDLVIPDDFTRTLGA comes from the coding sequence ATGAGCAACCCCTGGTTCGAGACCGTCGCCGAAGCCCAACGTCGCGCCAAGCGCCGCCTCCCCCGTTCGGTGTACAGCGCCCTCCTTGCCGGATCCGAACGTGGCATCACGGTGTCCGACAACGTCGACGCCTTCGCCGAGCTCGGCTTCGCCCCGCACGTGGCCGGCAACTCGCCCACCCGCGACCTTGCCACCATCATCATGGGGCAACCGATCTCGATGCCCGTGATCATCTCCCCCACCGGCGTGCAGGCGGTCCACCCCGACGGCGAGGTCGCCGTCGCTCGGGCCGCCGCGGCTCGGGGCACGGCGATGGGACTGAGCTCGTTCGCGTCCAAGCCGATCGAGGAGGTCATCGAGGCCAACCCGCAGTTGTTCTTCCAGGTCTACTGGTGCGGGTCGCGTGACGACATCGCTGTTCGGCTCGATCGGGCCCGCAACGCTGGCGCCGTCGGCCTGATCCTCACCCTCGACTGGTCGTTCTCCCATCATCGCGATTGGGGCAGCCCGGCCATTCCCGAACACATCGACCTGAAGACCGCCATCAAGTTCGGACCCGAGACGGTGATCCGGCCGCAGTGGCTGCTCGAGTGGGCGCGTCGGCGCGAGCTGCCGGACCTGACCGTGCCCAACATGACCCTGCCCGGTCAAGCGACGCCCGGTTTCTTCGCGGCGTATGGCGAGTGGATGGGCACACCTCCGCCCACGTGGGACGACGTCGCCTGGATCGTGAAGGAGTGGGGCGGGCCGCTGATGCTGAAGGGCATCACCCGAGTTGACGACGCCCGGTCGGCCGCCGACGCCGGTGTCGCCGCCATCTCGGTGTCGACCCACGGCGGCAACAATCTCGACGGCACCCCCGGAGCCATCCGAATGCTGCCGTCCATCGTCGACGCAGTCGGCGACGACATCGAGGTCGTGTTCGACAGCGGCATCCGCCGCGGGAGCGACGTGGTCAAGGCGTTGGCGCTCGGCGCTCGGGCCGTGATGATCGGTCGCGCCTACCTATGGGGCCTCGCCGCCAACGGCCAGGCCGGTGTCGAGAACGTCCTCGACATCATGCGAAGCGGGATCGATTCGACACTCCTTGCCCTGTGCAAGTCGAGCGTGAGTGAGCTGAGCCGCGACGACCTCGTCATCCCCGACGACTTCACCCGTACGCTCGGCGCCTGA
- a CDS encoding LLM class flavin-dependent oxidoreductase encodes MDVGLEVWGADYPQIEAACQHAAALGLDGFAYGESPHPLNLDCSTVLAALARSTERIRLGPVIANVLPDYRSSLLLSRQLATLAALAPGRIELRTGVGAATAFARPWWEPHGVRYPAYDERCADLAAAIEVMSATWQASDVAIPITLAATGERAMMLAARVAQVWETSFCTPAEYARRRALFDEIIERESPARVVARSLEIDGFLAPTANGVDRVLAAVRADRGGAEDLEPILDRALVGTPDEVADQLHALAAVGVERVLVALHDPMDLDAIAALAEAAERVRSVEQSADATDESLSDKRGTNP; translated from the coding sequence ATGGACGTGGGGCTGGAAGTGTGGGGAGCGGACTACCCGCAGATCGAAGCTGCCTGCCAACACGCCGCCGCACTCGGACTCGATGGCTTCGCCTATGGCGAGTCACCCCATCCGCTCAACCTCGATTGCTCGACGGTCCTCGCCGCGCTCGCACGATCGACCGAGCGGATTCGGCTCGGCCCCGTCATCGCCAACGTCCTGCCGGACTACCGCAGTTCGCTGCTCCTCAGCCGCCAGCTCGCCACCCTGGCGGCGCTCGCCCCGGGGCGGATCGAGCTCCGTACCGGTGTCGGTGCCGCAACAGCGTTTGCTCGACCGTGGTGGGAGCCCCACGGCGTCCGGTATCCCGCCTACGACGAGCGCTGCGCCGATCTCGCCGCCGCCATCGAGGTCATGTCGGCGACCTGGCAAGCCAGCGACGTGGCGATCCCCATCACGCTTGCTGCCACCGGCGAGCGGGCGATGATGCTGGCCGCCCGCGTCGCTCAGGTGTGGGAGACCTCGTTCTGCACGCCCGCCGAGTACGCACGCCGTCGTGCCCTTTTCGATGAGATCATCGAGCGAGAGTCGCCCGCTCGGGTGGTCGCCCGCTCGCTCGAGATCGACGGCTTCCTCGCCCCGACGGCGAACGGGGTGGATCGCGTCCTCGCCGCCGTCCGGGCCGACCGGGGTGGAGCCGAGGACCTCGAACCGATTCTCGACCGAGCGTTGGTCGGCACGCCCGACGAGGTGGCCGACCAACTCCACGCGCTGGCGGCCGTTGGCGTCGAACGGGTCCTCGTCGCCCTGCACGATCCGATGGACCTCGACGCCATTGCGGCCCTCGCCGAGGCGGCCGAGCGCGTGCGTTCCGTGGAACAATCAGCCGACGCGACCGACGAGTCCCTGAGCGACAAGCGAGGAACCAACCCATGA